A section of the Sphaerobacter thermophilus DSM 20745 genome encodes:
- a CDS encoding sugar ABC transporter substrate-binding protein: MTIENRGSQRRRRLTALITLMVVAMLAVACGGSAIEPTATTVAGGGDAGGAGSTPAASTESGDGEYFFTFANATASGPLFVGLQEGLMKTAEEAGIRIKLYNNDFDGETALRNAQLMVQDKPDLIIMYNAVEGVSASIGKLFNDAGIPCIAVNVPIPGCPWFNLSNKEIGYETGKVVAEEAKARGWTGENTTVILVQNASAGEEVNHSVMYFYQAVAESMEGMDLINAEEITRDKTTMGNNLVQVDGQSALEPSYLAVKNVLPTIPQDRKILVMTPNDDSAMGAWRAIEEANRADDALIAGLGGGEEGLKQLRENPNWVAEGDIFFPFWGQYLLAMAIEMLNGDTPPERTAAPQVVLTKETVDQYYPDGATVPSILPPLGPENEYLKDSQLLKSLDNIEGIND; encoded by the coding sequence ATGACGATCGAGAACAGGGGAAGTCAGCGGCGTCGCCGGCTCACTGCTCTCATTACCCTGATGGTAGTGGCGATGCTCGCAGTGGCCTGTGGCGGAAGTGCGATTGAACCGACGGCCACGACCGTGGCTGGTGGAGGCGACGCGGGAGGGGCAGGCTCAACGCCAGCCGCGTCGACTGAGAGCGGGGACGGTGAGTACTTCTTCACGTTCGCTAATGCCACTGCCTCTGGTCCACTCTTTGTTGGTCTGCAGGAAGGCTTGATGAAGACTGCCGAGGAGGCCGGGATCCGAATTAAGCTCTACAACAACGATTTCGACGGCGAGACGGCGCTGCGTAACGCGCAATTAATGGTGCAGGATAAGCCTGATCTGATCATCATGTATAACGCTGTTGAGGGAGTCAGTGCCTCGATCGGAAAGCTGTTTAACGATGCTGGTATCCCCTGTATTGCGGTTAATGTGCCCATCCCGGGATGCCCTTGGTTCAACCTCAGCAATAAGGAGATTGGCTACGAGACGGGGAAAGTCGTGGCCGAAGAGGCTAAGGCGCGAGGCTGGACTGGAGAGAACACGACCGTGATTCTCGTGCAGAATGCGTCGGCCGGGGAAGAGGTCAACCACTCGGTCATGTACTTCTACCAGGCGGTCGCAGAGTCGATGGAGGGTATGGATCTGATCAACGCCGAGGAGATCACACGGGACAAGACGACGATGGGGAACAACCTCGTGCAGGTCGATGGACAGTCGGCGCTCGAACCGAGCTACCTCGCGGTAAAGAACGTGCTGCCGACGATCCCACAGGACCGCAAGATCCTCGTGATGACGCCCAACGATGACTCGGCTATGGGCGCCTGGCGTGCCATCGAGGAAGCCAACCGCGCGGACGATGCGCTCATCGCCGGTCTCGGGGGCGGTGAGGAAGGACTCAAGCAACTGCGGGAGAATCCCAATTGGGTTGCCGAGGGTGACATCTTCTTCCCGTTCTGGGGACAGTATCTGCTCGCGATGGCGATCGAGATGCTCAACGGGGACACGCCGCCAGAGCGGACAGCCGCACCTCAGGTGGTGCTGACTAAGGAAACCGTCGATCAGTACTACCCCGACGGCGCAACGGTCCCGAGCATCTTGCCCCCTCTCGGCCCGGAGAACGAGTACCTGAAGGATTCACAGCTGCTCAAGTCGCTGGACAACATCGAAGGTATTAACGACTAG
- a CDS encoding ABC transporter permease: protein MIGRTGVATDSTSSARREWARENLSRLAVEAFGLFAFYLAVVLFFSIRAEQFLSYSNAINILSNVSVIGIVSIGQALTLISGGFDLSVSGTVPLGAVSYALLTNSGVSIPLAILLVLGIGMAVGLVNGLLITKVGINPLIATLGTLSITGGLARTVTKGLTKSFEYPEAGFLADSTIGRIPNHVWALLGLALLSSLMLRYTVFGRSIYAIGGNREASRLAGLRVDALTVSVYMICGMLAAFAGIVVASQLLAGSATLGANSALTSIAAVVLGGASLAGGRGGIPGTLVGVLILGTLANGLALLAVPAFYQEIATGVVLLLAVGMGRLRALFGAEE, encoded by the coding sequence GTGATTGGGCGTACGGGTGTAGCGACGGATTCAACGTCCAGCGCTCGGCGCGAGTGGGCGCGAGAGAATCTGAGCCGCTTAGCGGTTGAAGCGTTTGGCCTGTTCGCGTTCTACCTCGCCGTCGTTCTCTTCTTTTCTATTCGGGCTGAGCAGTTTCTATCGTACTCAAACGCAATCAACATTCTCTCGAACGTCTCCGTCATTGGGATTGTCTCCATCGGGCAAGCACTCACGCTCATATCAGGTGGGTTTGACCTATCCGTTAGTGGCACGGTGCCGCTGGGGGCGGTGAGCTACGCCCTCTTGACCAACTCCGGGGTGAGTATTCCGCTGGCGATCCTGTTAGTCCTCGGGATCGGCATGGCGGTCGGTCTGGTGAACGGGCTGCTTATCACCAAGGTTGGTATCAACCCTCTGATTGCCACACTTGGTACACTCTCGATCACGGGTGGCCTGGCGCGAACGGTGACAAAGGGCCTGACGAAGAGCTTCGAGTACCCCGAGGCTGGCTTCCTCGCGGACTCCACCATTGGTCGAATCCCAAATCATGTGTGGGCCCTCCTCGGATTAGCCCTCCTTAGCTCCCTGATGCTGCGCTACACGGTGTTCGGCCGATCCATCTATGCGATCGGCGGTAATCGCGAGGCTAGCCGCTTGGCTGGACTCCGAGTCGATGCGTTGACGGTGTCCGTCTATATGATCTGCGGGATGCTGGCTGCCTTTGCCGGAATTGTCGTAGCGAGTCAGCTCCTCGCTGGTTCGGCGACTCTTGGCGCGAACTCGGCGCTGACGTCAATCGCGGCAGTGGTGCTTGGGGGCGCATCACTCGCCGGGGGACGCGGTGGCATCCCGGGAACGCTGGTTGGCGTGTTGATCCTGGGCACTTTGGCTAATGGTCTAGCGCTGCTTGCGGTGCCCGCCTTCTACCAAGAAATTGCGACGGGCGTCGTGCTGCTGCTCGCGGTCGGCATGGGGCGGCTGCGGGCGCTATTCGGAGCGGAGGAGTAG
- a CDS encoding serine hydrolase, which yields MGRIRTREEFDRAAQRVVSRFSGELGFAAKNLTTGEELGINAECVLPTASVIKTAVLVELMRQAHEEGLDLQERMTMTASDIVGGSGVLKELGPGLQPTVADVAMLMIIVSDNTATNMLIDRVGGVEAVNRTMQERYGLRSIVLHNRVDFEVIGNDIRRFAEASAADLVRLHEMMARGELINAEACRQMIDVLSRQQYLDQVPRYFNYNQYAKDLKVEQSFTVANKTGFFPGTRVDSGLIMLHDGPTIAFAAMTHRSVDTSMGFESEGAITNGILGRLLLEYWWPGEWDSRVAIRQSLYVDAALAYPEG from the coding sequence ATGGGGCGCATACGCACGCGTGAGGAGTTCGATCGGGCCGCTCAACGCGTTGTCTCACGATTCTCAGGGGAGTTGGGCTTCGCGGCCAAAAACCTGACCACCGGTGAAGAGCTCGGTATCAACGCCGAATGTGTGCTGCCTACTGCGAGTGTCATCAAGACGGCGGTGCTGGTCGAGCTCATGCGTCAGGCTCACGAGGAAGGGCTCGATCTGCAAGAGCGCATGACCATGACGGCGTCGGACATCGTCGGAGGATCCGGTGTGCTCAAAGAATTGGGACCCGGGCTCCAGCCGACGGTCGCAGACGTGGCCATGCTGATGATCATTGTCAGCGACAACACGGCGACCAACATGTTGATCGATCGTGTTGGAGGGGTCGAGGCGGTGAATCGAACGATGCAAGAGCGTTATGGCCTGCGCTCCATCGTGCTCCACAACCGCGTTGACTTTGAAGTGATCGGTAACGACATCCGCCGCTTCGCGGAGGCGTCAGCAGCCGACTTAGTCCGCCTACATGAAATGATGGCACGAGGTGAGTTGATCAATGCTGAAGCCTGTCGTCAGATGATCGACGTTCTGAGTCGGCAGCAGTATCTCGATCAAGTACCCCGCTACTTCAACTATAACCAATACGCTAAGGACTTGAAGGTTGAGCAATCGTTCACCGTTGCGAACAAGACAGGTTTCTTTCCAGGGACGCGCGTCGATTCTGGCCTCATCATGCTCCACGATGGGCCAACCATTGCCTTTGCAGCAATGACCCACCGCAGTGTCGATACCTCCATGGGCTTCGAGAGCGAGGGCGCGATCACGAACGGGATTCTGGGCCGGCTATTGCTCGAGTATTGGTGGCCGGGGGAGTGGGACTCCCGGGTCGCGATTCGGCAGTCTCTGTATGTGGACGCCGCGCTTGCCTACCCGGAAGGCTGA